A portion of the Streptococcus sp. Marseille-Q6470 genome contains these proteins:
- the scpB gene encoding SMC-Scp complex subunit ScpB, with product MSTLAKIEALLFVSGEDGIRARQLAELLSLPPTGVQQSLEKLAKKYEKDEDSSLALIETGGAYRLVTKPQFADVLKEYSKAPINQSLSRAALETLSIIAYKQPITRIEIDAIRGVNSSGALAKLQAFDLIREDGKKEVLGRPNLYVTTDYFLDYMGINHLEELPVIDELEIQAQESQLFGERIEEDENQ from the coding sequence ATGAGTACTTTAGCAAAAATAGAAGCGCTCCTGTTTGTGTCAGGTGAAGATGGGATTAGGGCTCGTCAGTTAGCAGAGCTCTTATCGTTACCACCAACAGGGGTTCAGCAGAGTCTTGAAAAATTAGCCAAAAAGTATGAAAAAGACGAGGATTCTAGTTTGGCCCTGATTGAGACAGGAGGTGCCTACAGATTGGTAACCAAGCCTCAATTTGCAGATGTTTTGAAGGAATATTCTAAGGCGCCAATCAACCAGAGTCTATCTCGGGCTGCGCTTGAAACCCTGTCCATTATTGCCTATAAGCAACCTATCACACGTATAGAAATCGATGCTATTCGTGGGGTTAATTCGAGTGGAGCTTTGGCAAAGTTACAGGCCTTTGACTTGATACGAGAAGACGGAAAAAAAGAGGTTCTTGGTCGCCCTAATCTCTATGTAACTACGGATTATTTTCTAGATTACATGGGTATTAACCATTTGGAAGAATTGCCTGTGATTGACGAGCTTGAAATTCAAGCACAAGAAAGCCAATTATTTGGTGAAAGGATAGAAGAAGATGAGAATCAATAA
- a CDS encoding segregation/condensation protein A encodes MDIKLKDFEGPLDLLLHLVSKYQMDIYDVPITEVIEQYLAYISTLQAMRLEVAGEYMVMASQLMLIKSRKLLPKVAEVSDLEDDLEQDLLSQIEEYRKFKLLGEQLEVKHQERAQYYSKAPTELIYEDAELVHDKTTIDLFLAFSTLLTKKKEEFSKNHTTILRDEYKIEDMMVIVREALVEGQQLCLQDLFKETKDLQEVITLFLATLELIKTQEILLIQKESFGDIYLIKKNEENQVEQSQA; translated from the coding sequence ATGGATATTAAATTAAAAGATTTTGAAGGGCCTTTGGACTTGCTCTTACACTTGGTTTCAAAGTATCAGATGGATATCTATGATGTACCGATTACAGAAGTTATTGAGCAGTATCTAGCCTACATATCAACCTTACAAGCCATGCGTTTAGAAGTGGCAGGTGAATATATGGTGATGGCTAGCCAACTGATGCTGATCAAAAGTCGTAAGCTCTTGCCAAAGGTTGCGGAAGTGTCTGATTTAGAGGATGACCTAGAGCAGGATCTCCTTTCTCAGATTGAAGAATACCGTAAGTTTAAACTTTTGGGAGAGCAGTTGGAAGTCAAGCACCAAGAACGAGCTCAATATTACTCAAAAGCACCGACAGAGTTAATTTACGAAGATGCTGAACTTGTGCATGATAAGACCACGATCGATCTTTTCTTAGCCTTTTCAACCTTACTGACCAAGAAAAAGGAAGAATTCTCGAAAAACCATACAACCATTTTACGAGATGAGTATAAGATTGAGGATATGATGGTCATTGTTCGGGAAGCCTTGGTAGAAGGGCAACAACTATGCCTACAGGATTTGTTTAAAGAAACCAAGGATTTGCAAGAGGTTATTACCCTCTTTTTAGCAACCTTAGAGTTGATTAAAACCCAAGAAATTCTCTTGATTCAAAAAGAGAGTTTTGGAGATATTTATCTCATAAAAAAGAATGAGGAAAATCAAGTAGAGCAAAGTCAGGCTTGA
- the xerD gene encoding site-specific tyrosine recombinase XerD gives MREWILTFLEEKQNLSSNSKQSYKYDLEQFLDLIGERISETSLKIYQAQLSNFKMSAQKRKVSACNQFLYFLYQKGKIGTFYRLELPKQAEKKQVKSELLDLSSFWQESTYPEGRLIALLIVELGLLPSEILAIKISDVNLDFQVLRINKASQQRILSLPTKLLAELESLMGQTYIFEKTGKPYSRQWAFRQLESFLKEKGFADLSAQGLREQFILRQIEEKVDLYEIAKKLGLKTVMTLEKYR, from the coding sequence ATGAGAGAATGGATTTTAACATTTTTAGAAGAAAAGCAAAATCTATCTAGTAATTCTAAACAGTCTTATAAATATGACTTGGAGCAGTTTTTAGATCTTATTGGAGAACGAATTTCTGAGACAAGTTTAAAAATCTACCAAGCTCAATTATCAAATTTTAAAATGAGTGCCCAAAAGCGTAAAGTTTCTGCTTGTAATCAATTTCTTTACTTTTTATACCAGAAAGGAAAGATTGGCACCTTTTATCGTTTAGAATTGCCGAAACAGGCTGAAAAAAAACAAGTCAAGTCAGAACTTTTAGACTTGAGTTCTTTCTGGCAAGAAAGTACCTATCCAGAAGGGCGTTTAATAGCATTATTGATAGTGGAATTAGGCCTCTTGCCTAGTGAAATTCTAGCCATAAAAATAAGTGATGTGAATCTAGATTTTCAAGTGTTGAGAATCAATAAAGCTTCTCAACAAAGAATCTTGAGTCTTCCCACAAAATTACTTGCAGAGTTAGAATCCTTGATGGGACAGACCTACATCTTTGAAAAAACTGGTAAGCCATACTCTCGTCAATGGGCCTTTCGTCAGTTAGAATCCTTTCTAAAGGAAAAAGGTTTTGCAGATTTATCGGCTCAAGGATTGAGAGAACAGTTTATATTAAGACAAATCGAAGAAAAGGTTGACTTGTACGAAATCGCTAAAAAATTAGGATTAAAGACAGTCATGACCTTAGAAAAATATAGATAA
- the cbpB gene encoding cyclic-di-AMP-binding protein CbpB, whose amino-acid sequence MIAKEFELFLLEQEETFLTPAENLAVLIDTHNADHAILLLSQMTYTRVPVVTAEKKFVGTIGLRDIFAYQMEQGLSQEVMADMDIVHMTKKDVAVVAPDYTLTDVLHKLVDESFLPVVDKDGIFQGIITRKSILKAVNALLHDFSKEYEIRSK is encoded by the coding sequence ATGATTGCCAAAGAATTTGAACTCTTTTTGCTGGAGCAAGAGGAAACCTTTTTGACTCCTGCCGAAAATTTGGCTGTACTCATTGATACTCACAATGCAGATCATGCAATTCTCCTTCTTAGCCAGATGACCTATACCAGAGTGCCGGTAGTGACTGCTGAGAAAAAATTTGTTGGAACCATTGGTCTTAGAGATATTTTTGCATACCAAATGGAGCAAGGTTTGAGTCAGGAAGTCATGGCAGATATGGATATCGTTCACATGACAAAGAAGGATGTTGCAGTGGTGGCTCCAGATTATACACTGACAGATGTTTTACATAAGCTAGTGGATGAGTCTTTCCTGCCAGTCGTTGATAAGGATGGTATTTTCCAAGGGATTATCACACGGAAGTCAATCCTCAAGGCGGTCAATGCTCTCCTGCATGATTTTAGTAAGGAATATGAGATTCGAAGCAAATGA
- a CDS encoding metallophosphoesterase — translation MAKQTIIVMSDSHGDSLIVEEIRDRYLGKVDAIFHDGDSELRPDSPLWEGIQVVRGNMDFYSDYPERLVTQLGPTKIIQTHGHLFDINFNFQKLDFWAQEEDADICLYGHLHVPNAWMEGKTLFLNPGSISQPRGTIRECLYARVEIDDSYFKVDFLTRNHEVYPGLSKEFAR, via the coding sequence ATGGCAAAGCAAACCATCATTGTAATGAGTGACTCCCATGGAGATAGCTTGATTGTAGAAGAAATACGTGATCGCTATCTTGGGAAAGTTGATGCCATTTTTCACGATGGTGACTCGGAGCTTCGCCCTGATTCACCGCTCTGGGAAGGAATTCAGGTGGTCAGAGGCAATATGGATTTTTATTCAGATTATCCAGAACGCTTAGTGACTCAACTGGGTCCTACCAAGATTATCCAGACTCATGGACACTTATTTGACATTAACTTCAACTTCCAAAAACTAGATTTCTGGGCTCAAGAGGAAGATGCAGATATCTGCCTCTATGGGCACTTGCATGTACCAAATGCATGGATGGAAGGAAAGACCCTCTTTTTAAATCCAGGTTCTATCAGTCAGCCACGTGGAACTATCAGAGAATGCCTCTATGCCCGTGTGGAGATTGATGATAGCTACTTTAAAGTGGACTTTTTGACACGTAATCATGAGGTTTACCCAGGATTGTCCAAGGAGTTTGCTCGATGA
- a CDS encoding nucleoside-triphosphate diphosphatase, protein MTNKIYEYKDDQDWYVGVWDVYGGIYSLIKDPLDLDFMDLARIFRDEGNGFPITITVMRWSSNFRLLSFIVEILNAEAGRNLEVIQRQGTLLLVENGQLLHVELPKEGVDVEAFFETNKVRETLLIATRNEGKTKEFRAIFDKLGFDVENLNDYPDLPEVAETGMTFEENARLKAETISKLTGKMVLADDSGLKVDVLGGLPGVWSARFAGVGATDQENNAKLLHELAMVFELKDRSAQFHTTLVVASPGKESLVVEADWPGYINFEPKGENGFGYDPLFLVGETGKSSAELTLEEKNSQSHRALAVKKLLEVFPSWQSKPSL, encoded by the coding sequence ATGACAAACAAAATTTATGAATACAAGGATGACCAGGACTGGTATGTAGGTGTCTGGGACGTCTACGGTGGAATCTATAGCCTCATAAAAGATCCTCTTGATCTTGATTTTATGGATTTGGCTCGCATTTTCCGTGATGAGGGAAATGGTTTTCCAATCACGATTACGGTAATGCGCTGGTCTTCCAACTTCCGCTTGCTATCTTTTATCGTTGAGATTTTAAATGCAGAAGCAGGTCGAAACTTGGAAGTCATTCAACGCCAAGGTACCTTGCTCTTAGTTGAAAATGGACAACTCTTGCATGTTGAATTACCTAAAGAAGGAGTCGATGTGGAAGCCTTCTTTGAGACAAACAAGGTCAGAGAAACTTTGCTGATTGCGACTCGTAACGAGGGTAAAACCAAGGAATTTCGTGCTATCTTTGACAAACTTGGCTTTGATGTGGAGAATCTCAATGATTATCCAGACCTGCCTGAAGTTGCTGAAACCGGTATGACCTTTGAAGAAAATGCTCGTCTTAAGGCAGAAACTATCTCTAAATTAACAGGCAAGATGGTTTTGGCAGACGACTCAGGTCTTAAAGTCGATGTCCTCGGTGGATTGCCAGGTGTCTGGTCAGCTCGTTTTGCAGGAGTGGGAGCCACTGACCAGGAAAACAATGCTAAGCTTTTGCATGAATTAGCCATGGTCTTTGAACTCAAGGACCGTTCGGCACAATTCCACACCACCTTGGTCGTGGCTAGCCCAGGTAAGGAAAGCTTGGTGGTCGAAGCCGATTGGCCAGGCTACATTAACTTTGAACCTAAGGGAGAAAATGGTTTTGGTTATGATCCTCTTTTCCTAGTAGGAGAAACAGGCAAGTCATCAGCTGAATTAACCCTTGAAGAAAAAAATAGTCAATCTCACCGTGCCTTAGCCGTTAAGAAACTTTTGGAGGTATTTCCATCATGGCAAAGCAAACCATCATTGTAA
- the racE gene encoding glutamate racemase, producing the protein MDNRPIGFLDSGVGGLTVVRELMRQLPHEEIVYIGDSARAPYGPRPAEQIREYTWQLVNFLLTKDVKMIVIACNTATAVVWEEIKSKLDIPVLGVILPGASAAIKSSQGGKIGVIGTPMTVQSDIYRQKIHDLDPDLQVESLACPKFAPLVESGALSTSVTKKVVYETLRPLVGKVDSLILGCTHYPLLRPIIQNVMGPKVQLIDSGAECVRDISVLLNYFEINRSRDAGPLQHRFYTTANSQSFAQIGAEWLEKEIHVEHVTL; encoded by the coding sequence ATGGATAATCGACCAATTGGTTTTTTGGATTCGGGCGTTGGAGGCTTGACCGTTGTACGTGAGCTCATGCGCCAGCTTCCTCATGAAGAAATCGTCTATATTGGAGATTCGGCACGGGCACCTTACGGGCCTCGTCCTGCTGAGCAAATTCGTGAATATACTTGGCAGTTGGTCAACTTTCTTTTGACTAAGGATGTCAAGATGATTGTCATCGCTTGTAATACTGCAACAGCAGTTGTTTGGGAAGAAATCAAGTCCAAGTTGGATATTCCTGTGCTGGGTGTCATCTTGCCTGGGGCTTCAGCGGCTATCAAATCTAGCCAAGGTGGGAAAATTGGTGTGATTGGAACACCGATGACAGTACAATCAGACATCTATCGTCAAAAAATCCATGATCTAGATCCGGATTTGCAAGTGGAAAGTTTGGCCTGTCCCAAATTTGCTCCTTTGGTTGAGTCTGGTGCCCTTTCAACCAGTGTGACCAAGAAAGTAGTCTATGAAACCCTACGTCCCTTGGTCGGAAAAGTGGACAGCCTGATTTTGGGCTGTACTCATTATCCGCTTCTCAGACCCATTATTCAAAATGTCATGGGGCCTAAGGTTCAACTGATTGATAGTGGAGCGGAGTGTGTGCGGGACATCTCTGTCTTGCTCAATTATTTTGAAATCAATCGTAGCCGTGATGCAGGCCCGCTGCAACACCGATTTTATACAACAGCGAATAGTCAGAGTTTTGCCCAGATTGGTGCAGAATGGTTAGAAAAAGAGATTCATGTGGAGCATGTAACATTATGA
- a CDS encoding YneF family protein — MDLILAIVLIVLAFLGGALGGMYLVRKQIEKEFADNPRLNAEAVRTLLSANGQKPSEAKVQQVYHQIIRQQKAALANNKKK, encoded by the coding sequence ATGGACCTTATTTTAGCAATTGTATTGATTGTTTTAGCTTTTCTAGGTGGAGCACTTGGAGGAATGTACTTGGTACGTAAGCAAATCGAAAAAGAATTTGCGGATAACCCACGTTTGAATGCAGAAGCAGTTCGTACTCTTTTGAGTGCAAATGGTCAAAAACCAAGCGAAGCTAAGGTACAACAAGTTTACCACCAAATCATTCGCCAACAAAAAGCAGCCCTTGCTAACAATAAAAAGAAATAA
- a CDS encoding SIALI-17 repeat-containing surface protein, translating into MEKSYWEKSCKYSIRKLTIGTASVLLGAVFLATQNVAAESLEVKDNQTNVSETTVKVDVKVEEPSQAKTENQPSTDTHPSTELADKEVKPEKELPQTHHQSETNAVVEPSENKESEKPELPMTKQENYQLHYDQPTAPSYDGWEKQALPVGNGEMGAKVFGLIGEERIQYNEKTLWSGGPKPDSTDYNGGNYQDRYKVLAEIRKALEEGNRQKAKQLAERNLVGPNNAQYGRYLSFGDIFMVFNNQKKGLENVTDYHRGLDISEAISTTSYTQDGTNFKRETFSSYPDDVTVTHLSKKGDKTLDFTLWNSLTEDLLANGDYSWEYSNYKQGAVTTDSHGILLKGTVKDNGLKFASYLGIKTDGQVTAQDGYLTVTGASYATLLLSAKTNFAQNPKTNYRKDIDLENTVKSIVEAAKAKDYETLKNNHIKDYQSLFNRVQLNLGGNKSSQTTKEALHTYNPEKGQKLEELFFQYGRYLLISSSRDRTDALPANLQGVWNAVDNPPWNSDYHLNVNLQMNYWPAYMNNLAETAKPMINYIDDMRYYGRIAAKEYAGIESKEGQENGWLVHTQATPFGWTTPGWNYYWGWSPAANAWMMQNVYDYYKFTKDETYLKEKIYPMLKETAKFWNSFLHYDKSSDRWVSSPSYSPEHGTITIGNTFDQSLVWQLFHDYMEAANHLNVDQDLVTEVKAKFDKLKPLHINQDGRIKEWYEEDSPQFTNEGIENHHRHVSHLVGLFPGTLFGKDQPEYLEAARVTLNHRGDGGTGWSKANKINLWARLLDGNRAHRLLAEQLRSSTLENLWDTHAPFQIDGNFGATSGMAEMLLQSHTGYIAPLPALPDAWKDGQVSGLVARGNFEVSMKWKEKNLETLSFLSNVGGDLVVDYPNIESSLVKVNGKEVQASRIKDNRIQLATQKGDVITFENFPGRITRLTAQRKDSTTAELNFNTVEGATHYVIHRESKDETGQTSTVREFTTNQTRFIDRSIDSSHAYTYTVKAMLGDRSTPVSDVASISAFSELMDDRDSRIQYGAAFGDWSDSELFGGTEKYADISNGNYSDKDATATIPFNGPGIEIYGLKSSQLGLAEVTIDGKSVGELDFYTAGATEKGVLIGRYTNLSSGPHLMTITVKREHKGRGSERSKISLDYFKVFPGQGETVEKIDDRDSRIQYGSAFKDWTDAELYASTEKYADINADESLASEATARIPFSGTGIRIYGLKTSALGKALVTLDGKEMPSLDFYTAGATEKGALIGEFTNLADGDHVLTLKVDPDSPEGRKKISLDSFDILKAPSVSLDTPILEPIKAEDKTVTLTLPTGNWDAVAVTFPGVKDPLLLRKVDDDHLVTSGEQTVLTIKDKKVQIDIPETTDGKAGNAIEAYAILGETRSSTIVTVFPKGENTPAEEKVVTSKGDEPAPVVTIPEYTDPIGTAGEQEAPIVDVPEYTEPIGTAGEQEAPIVDIPEYTEPIGTASDQEAPIVDVPEYTEPIGTAGEQEAPIVDIPEYTGPIGTASDQAAPIVDVPEYTEPIGTASDQAAPIVDVPEYTGPIGTASDQAAPSISLPEFKLKALKDQATGVKVISGENELAEASYLEIQKVGKQELLGKRYDAYAIQLKNENGQLIQAKGAVLVRLPISGTVQEFYRFSSEKDMKAQDFEIRDGMLEFLTIDLTTYAIVYKTETEVQQPSSSQIEEASPLANKNQLNGENSTNDKQLPATGEESSPLLFMASLSLALTSAFLLKGKKE; encoded by the coding sequence ATGGAGAAAAGCTATTGGGAAAAATCCTGTAAGTATAGCATCCGAAAATTGACCATTGGTACTGCTTCTGTTTTACTGGGAGCTGTTTTTCTAGCGACACAGAATGTAGCTGCTGAAAGCCTCGAAGTGAAGGACAATCAAACGAATGTTAGTGAGACGACGGTTAAAGTAGATGTCAAAGTAGAGGAACCAAGTCAAGCAAAGACGGAGAATCAGCCAAGCACAGACACTCATCCTTCTACTGAATTAGCTGACAAAGAGGTAAAACCTGAAAAGGAATTACCTCAAACACATCATCAATCAGAGACTAACGCTGTAGTTGAACCTTCTGAAAATAAGGAGAGTGAAAAGCCAGAACTTCCTATGACTAAGCAAGAAAACTATCAACTTCATTACGACCAACCAACTGCTCCTTCTTATGACGGCTGGGAAAAACAAGCCTTGCCTGTCGGAAACGGTGAAATGGGGGCTAAGGTTTTTGGATTAATCGGTGAAGAAAGAATCCAATACAACGAAAAAACTCTTTGGTCTGGAGGTCCAAAACCGGATAGCACCGACTACAACGGAGGAAACTATCAGGACCGCTATAAGGTCTTAGCAGAAATTCGTAAAGCATTGGAAGAAGGAAACCGCCAAAAAGCCAAACAATTAGCTGAGCGTAACCTCGTAGGACCAAACAATGCTCAGTATGGTCGTTACTTATCTTTTGGTGATATCTTTATGGTCTTTAACAACCAAAAGAAAGGCTTGGAGAATGTTACCGACTACCATCGTGGCTTAGATATTTCTGAGGCTATCTCGACTACTTCTTATACCCAGGACGGGACAAACTTTAAACGCGAAACCTTCTCTAGCTATCCTGACGATGTTACTGTGACCCACTTGAGTAAAAAAGGGGATAAGACCCTTGATTTTACCCTTTGGAATAGCTTGACAGAAGATTTACTTGCGAATGGAGATTACTCTTGGGAATATTCGAATTATAAACAAGGAGCAGTTACGACTGATTCACATGGTATTTTGCTCAAAGGAACTGTCAAAGACAATGGTCTGAAATTTGCTTCCTATCTTGGAATCAAGACGGACGGACAAGTCACTGCTCAAGACGGCTATTTGACCGTCACTGGAGCCAGCTATGCGACCCTTTTACTCAGTGCCAAGACCAATTTTGCTCAAAATCCAAAAACCAACTATCGCAAGGATATTGACCTAGAAAATACTGTTAAATCTATCGTCGAAGCTGCCAAGGCAAAAGATTATGAAACCCTAAAAAATAACCACATCAAGGACTATCAAAGTCTTTTCAACCGTGTTCAACTAAATCTTGGGGGCAACAAATCTAGCCAAACTACCAAAGAAGCTCTCCATACCTATAACCCAGAAAAAGGACAAAAACTAGAAGAGCTCTTCTTCCAATATGGACGTTACCTCCTTATCAGTTCTTCTCGTGACCGGACAGATGCTCTGCCAGCCAACTTACAAGGAGTCTGGAATGCTGTAGACAATCCACCTTGGAACTCCGATTACCACCTCAATGTCAATCTACAGATGAACTACTGGCCTGCCTACATGAACAATCTTGCGGAAACGGCTAAGCCAATGATCAATTACATTGATGACATGCGCTACTATGGCCGTATCGCTGCTAAGGAATATGCAGGGATCGAATCCAAAGAAGGCCAAGAAAACGGATGGCTGGTCCATACTCAGGCAACACCATTTGGCTGGACAACACCAGGTTGGAACTATTATTGGGGTTGGTCTCCTGCAGCCAATGCTTGGATGATGCAGAACGTCTATGACTACTACAAATTCACCAAGGATGAGACCTATCTCAAAGAAAAGATTTATCCAATGCTCAAGGAAACAGCCAAGTTCTGGAATTCCTTCTTGCACTACGACAAATCTAGTGACCGCTGGGTATCTTCTCCATCTTACTCACCAGAACATGGAACCATCACGATTGGAAACACCTTCGACCAATCTCTGGTTTGGCAGCTATTCCACGACTATATGGAAGCAGCCAATCATCTCAATGTCGACCAAGACTTGGTTACCGAAGTGAAAGCTAAATTTGACAAGCTCAAACCACTTCATATCAACCAAGATGGCCGTATCAAGGAATGGTACGAAGAAGACAGTCCTCAATTCACTAATGAAGGAATTGAAAACCATCACCGTCACGTTTCTCATCTAGTTGGGCTCTTCCCAGGAACCTTATTTGGCAAAGATCAGCCTGAATATCTGGAAGCAGCACGCGTAACCCTAAACCATCGTGGAGATGGTGGTACCGGTTGGTCTAAGGCTAATAAAATCAACCTCTGGGCTCGTCTCCTAGATGGAAATCGTGCCCATCGTTTGCTGGCAGAACAACTCAGATCCTCAACTCTAGAAAACCTCTGGGATACGCACGCGCCTTTCCAAATTGATGGGAACTTTGGTGCAACCAGCGGTATGGCAGAAATGCTCCTTCAGTCTCACACCGGCTACATTGCCCCATTACCAGCCCTTCCAGATGCATGGAAAGATGGTCAAGTCTCAGGTCTAGTAGCTCGTGGTAACTTTGAAGTCAGCATGAAATGGAAAGAAAAGAATCTTGAAACACTATCCTTCCTTTCTAATGTGGGTGGAGACTTAGTCGTAGACTATCCAAATATCGAATCTAGCCTTGTCAAGGTTAACGGTAAGGAAGTGCAAGCAAGCCGCATCAAAGACAATCGCATCCAGCTTGCAACTCAAAAGGGCGATGTCATCACCTTTGAAAACTTCCCTGGTCGTATCACCCGTCTAACCGCACAACGAAAAGATTCAACGACGGCAGAACTCAATTTCAATACAGTTGAAGGGGCGACTCATTATGTCATCCATCGGGAAAGTAAAGATGAAACTGGTCAAACTTCTACTGTCCGTGAGTTTACAACAAACCAAACTCGCTTTATCGACCGTTCTATTGATTCAAGCCATGCCTATACTTATACCGTTAAGGCTATGCTAGGAGACCGTTCAACACCTGTTTCTGATGTTGCTTCAATTTCCGCCTTTAGTGAGCTCATGGACGATCGTGACTCTCGCATTCAGTATGGCGCTGCCTTTGGAGACTGGTCTGACTCAGAACTATTTGGTGGAACCGAAAAATACGCCGATATCTCAAATGGGAATTATTCCGATAAGGATGCAACCGCGACAATTCCTTTCAATGGTCCTGGAATTGAAATCTACGGACTCAAATCTTCTCAATTAGGACTTGCTGAGGTTACAATCGATGGCAAATCTGTTGGAGAGCTTGATTTCTATACAGCTGGTGCTACTGAAAAGGGCGTCCTAATCGGTCGTTATACAAATCTATCTTCAGGCCCTCACCTCATGACTATCACTGTTAAGCGTGAACATAAGGGACGTGGAAGTGAACGCTCAAAAATTTCCTTAGACTACTTCAAGGTCTTCCCAGGACAGGGAGAAACCGTTGAGAAAATAGATGATCGTGATTCTCGTATCCAGTACGGCTCAGCATTTAAAGACTGGACTGATGCGGAACTCTATGCTTCTACAGAGAAATATGCAGATATTAATGCAGATGAGAGTCTCGCTTCTGAAGCAACTGCAAGAATTCCATTCTCCGGTACAGGTATCCGTATCTATGGACTGAAAACATCTGCCCTTGGCAAGGCACTTGTGACACTCGATGGAAAAGAAATGCCAAGCCTTGACTTTTACACTGCCGGAGCTACCGAAAAAGGAGCATTGATTGGAGAATTCACTAATTTAGCAGATGGTGACCATGTCCTAACCTTGAAAGTGGACCCAGATTCTCCTGAAGGTCGAAAGAAAATCTCTCTTGATTCATTTGATATTCTAAAAGCTCCATCAGTATCACTAGATACACCAATCCTCGAACCAATTAAGGCAGAAGATAAAACAGTTACCCTTACTTTACCAACTGGTAATTGGGATGCTGTAGCTGTGACATTCCCTGGTGTCAAAGACCCTCTCTTACTTAGAAAAGTCGATGACGATCATCTTGTCACTTCTGGTGAGCAAACTGTCCTAACCATCAAGGATAAGAAGGTGCAAATCGACATCCCTGAAACTACGGACGGCAAAGCTGGCAATGCAATAGAAGCTTATGCTATCCTAGGAGAAACAAGAAGCAGTACGATTGTAACTGTCTTTCCAAAGGGTGAAAATACACCTGCGGAAGAAAAAGTCGTTACAAGTAAGGGTGACGAGCCCGCTCCAGTAGTGACCATCCCTGAATATACTGACCCAATTGGAACTGCAGGGGAACAGGAAGCTCCTATCGTGGATGTCCCTGAATACACTGAGCCTATCGGTACTGCAGGGGAACAGGAAGCTCCTATCGTGGATATTCCTGAATACACTGAGCCTATCGGTACTGCGAGCGACCAGGAAGCTCCTATCGTGGATGTCCCTGAATACACTGAGCCTATCGGTACTGCAGGGGAACAGGAAGCTCCTATCGTAGATATCCCTGAATACACCGGACCTATCGGTACTGCGAGCGACCAAGCGGCTCCTATTGTGGATGTCCCTGAGTACACCGAACCTATCGGTACTGCGAGCGATCAAGCGGCTCCTATTGTGGATGTCCCTGAGTACACTGGACCTATCGGTACTGCGAGCGACCAGGCGGCTCCAAGCATTTCTCTTCCTGAGTTTAAACTCAAAGCCTTAAAAGACCAGGCTACAGGAGTTAAAGTCATCAGCGGAGAAAATGAGTTAGCTGAAGCAAGCTATCTTGAAATCCAGAAAGTAGGGAAGCAAGAACTCTTGGGCAAGAGATATGATGCCTACGCGATTCAACTCAAGAATGAGAATGGTCAACTAATCCAAGCAAAAGGTGCTGTCCTCGTTCGATTACCAATTTCTGGCACAGTCCAAGAATTCTATCGCTTCAGTTCAGAAAAAGACATGAAAGCACAAGATTTCGAGATTCGTGATGGCATGCTTGAGTTTCTCACCATTGATTTGACTACTTATGCTATCGTCTACAAGACTGAAACAGAAGTCCAACAACCAAGCTCAAGTCAAATCGAAGAAGCTAGTCCATTAGCAAATAAAAACCAGCTCAATGGTGAAAATTCTACAAATGACAAACAGCTTCCTGCCACCGGAGAAGAGTCTAGCCCACTCCTCTTCATGGCAAGTCTCAGTCTAGCTTTAACTTCTGCCTTCTTGCTAAAAGGTAAAAAAGAGTGA
- a CDS encoding mechanosensitive ion channel protein MscL, whose protein sequence is MDNQPNFFTGMARIIGTCLWVKGMEVLTEKKESESEVVKVAKFLTAYKLLSSLPWIAGLPRKEDKK, encoded by the coding sequence ATGGACAACCAACCAAATTTTTTTACAGGAATGGCTAGAATTATTGGGACATGCCTCTGGGTAAAAGGAATGGAAGTACTGACTGAGAAGAAGGAATCTGAATCGGAAGTGGTAAAGGTTGCTAAATTTTTGACGGCTTATAAATTGCTATCTTCCTTACCTTGGATTGCGGGACTTCCTAGAAAGGAAGATAAAAAATGA